From a single Oreochromis niloticus isolate F11D_XX linkage group LG4, O_niloticus_UMD_NMBU, whole genome shotgun sequence genomic region:
- the gpr146 gene encoding G-protein coupled receptor 146: MWICMVYNETDTSVDFRLCRDFGLILSILSLIYLLVCFPLGLCYNVLLVVVNLSNKVSMTMPDVYFVNMAIAGLVLNLVAPVELLSSTFTRWHVWEYNDEVYITLLILFNISSLVIMYSTTLLSLDYYIERALPRTYMSSVYNTKHVCGFIWGGAVLTSFSSLLFYVCNHISTKMVECSKMQNKEAADSIMMFIGYVVPALAVLYAFVLILRIRKESTPLDQDSARLDPSIHRLLLASVCVQFVLWTPYYMTLLVHTVVVAPGYISSARYLPTYYFLRCVSKLLAFSSSFAMPLMYRQMNKNFSNKLQRLLRRLHCRDQSCPRERSTVQQVVT, translated from the coding sequence ATGTGGATCTGCATGGTTTACAATGAGACGGACACCAGCGTGGACTTCCGGCTCTGCCGGGACTTTGGCCTCATCCTGTCAATCCTCTCCCTCATCTACCTCCTGGTGTGTTTCCCACTGGGCCTGTGCTACAATGTGCTGCTGGTCGTGGTCAACCTCTCAAACAAGGTGTCCATGACCATGCCTGATGTCTATTTTGTCAACATGGCCATTGCGGGTCTCGTGCTCAACCTGGTGGCGCCTGTGGAGCTGCTGAGCTCCACCTTCACCCGCTGGCATGTGTGGGAGTATAACGATGAGGTTTACATCACCCTACTCATCCTCTTCAACATCTCATCTCTGGTTATCATGTATTCCACCACGCTGCTCAGTCTGGACTACTACATAGAGCGCGCGCTGCCTCGCACGTACATGTCGAGTGTGTATAACACCAAACACGTGTGCGGGTTTATCTGGGGCGGCGCAGTGCTCACGAGCTTCTCCTCGCTGCTCTTCTATGTGTGCAACCACATCTCCACCAAGATGGTCGAATGCTCCAAAATGCAGAACAAGGAGGCAGCGGACTCGATCATGATGTTCATCGGCTACGTGGTGCCCGCCCTGGCTGTGCTTTACGCTTTTGTGCTCATTCTGCGCATCAGGAAGGAATCTACACCTTTGGATCAGGACTCTGCTCGCTTGGACCCTTCCATACACAGGTTGCTGCTAGCTTCAGTCTGTGTGCAGTTCGTACTGTGGACTCCGTACTACATGACTCTTTTAGTCCATACTGTAGTTGTTGCACCAGGATACATTAGCAGTGCACGTTACTTACCTACCTATTATTTCTTGAGATGCGTATCTAAACTGTTGGCTTTCTCCAGCAGCTTTGCAATGCCTCTTATGTACAGGCAGATGAACAAAAACTTCTCCAACAAGCTCCAGCGGCTGCTCAGGAGGCTGCATTGCAGAGACCAGTCCTGCCCTCGTGAACGCTCAACAGTGCAGCAAGTGGTGACGTGA